A part of Shewanella sp. Choline-02u-19 genomic DNA contains:
- a CDS encoding DsbA family protein codes for MSMKKILVPLFIALGVSACDTNKLDLTDLNQAQKDQLGEVVSDYLVQHPEFLIKASEKLNQQKKAEMAQKAVEVAVSMAKQLTQDKKTPFIGPQDSKVSVIEFFDYQCVYCSKISPIITQLIQDNPDVKFIFKETPIFAQRWKPSMYAAKVGQWIFKQKGSKAYMTYHDSIFATGKNEGKLTKADINQQAQLAGIQIADFEAAEHKTDGIDDNYQLFSQLGFQGTPALIVMPTSNPTAENIKIISGFNPDKLKNTIEEMKKSLQ; via the coding sequence ATGTCTATGAAAAAGATATTAGTTCCTCTATTCATCGCGCTTGGCGTTAGTGCTTGCGACACCAATAAATTAGATCTAACTGACCTTAATCAGGCCCAAAAAGACCAGCTTGGTGAGGTTGTCAGTGATTACCTCGTTCAGCACCCTGAGTTCTTAATTAAAGCGTCTGAGAAATTAAACCAACAGAAAAAAGCTGAAATGGCCCAGAAAGCAGTTGAAGTTGCGGTCTCAATGGCCAAACAACTCACTCAAGACAAGAAAACACCTTTTATAGGTCCTCAAGATAGCAAAGTAAGTGTTATTGAGTTTTTTGATTATCAATGTGTATATTGCTCAAAAATATCACCGATTATTACGCAATTGATCCAAGATAATCCTGATGTGAAATTTATTTTTAAAGAGACGCCCATATTCGCGCAACGCTGGAAGCCTTCTATGTATGCAGCAAAAGTAGGTCAATGGATTTTTAAACAAAAGGGCAGCAAAGCCTATATGACTTACCATGACAGTATTTTTGCTACTGGAAAGAATGAAGGAAAGCTCACTAAAGCAGATATTAATCAGCAAGCACAACTTGCTGGTATCCAAATAGCTGATTTTGAAGCCGCTGAACATAAAACTGATGGTATAGATGATAATTACCAACTTTTTTCTCAGCTTGGTTTCCAGGGAACACCTGCACTTATTGTGATGCCAACGTCTAACCCAACCGCAGAGAATATAAAAATAATCAGTGGATTTAACCCTGATAAATTAAAAAATACCATTGAGGAAATGAAAAAAAGTCTTCAATAA